The proteins below are encoded in one region of Bacteroides uniformis:
- a CDS encoding fimbrillin family protein, translated as MKKLILARGVLAASLFCCMSLGNTACVNRIDEESEAEIEEGTTPITFSIKMEKASTKVTNTAFEKGDRMGLFATTSSGSIKGKRYIDNLALEYTEGSTLVPKKTVFYPEGDVSLDFISYHPYQTEGVAAGTPVLPVSVQIDQSNEKNRAQSDFLVAKAQGITSKTKSVTLEFQHKLSKLAISLTPDASNSANDLLKANPRIIATGLKTSADYNLEDGTFSNLTGTQDIIASGEWSVKDNKLTGKEFIIIPQTINDGKQSFIMEWSGRIYSCAIPEVEMSSSTQCIINISAMQSNSNVLSSFAGKIKEWSSLPPIDTDNMEDYTAIHISALSFSLSNVYRIYHEGIPIAEVCKEYLKSASLTSRAVIAYPIGENEKTDLSNGVILQLADRKDTICGGRISWNTDDYGFTYTKGEYTGIDKLYIDNNHKLLLDKPENAIKVNVACYTLRDIRKGVSTEYPIVKIGAQYWMGKELHATTYRDGAPLKKQSDLGTDKAGYYKPDKYDIYFYNGESILAGELAPEGWKIPSDADWEQLKNYTGNDASILKAGEWQAMVSGEVAPVNNHTRFNAFPVGMWYNKGHNSPNKMTAFWSWDHTKHTLSESTIYFLGESDEFVSSAAHVTGKPYYKALSIRCIKE; from the coding sequence ATGAAAAAACTTATTCTTGCAAGAGGAGTCTTGGCTGCCTCTTTATTCTGCTGCATGTCCTTAGGGAATACAGCTTGTGTGAACCGGATTGACGAAGAATCAGAAGCGGAAATCGAGGAAGGGACGACACCTATCACGTTCTCTATCAAAATGGAAAAGGCCAGTACCAAGGTCACAAACACCGCCTTTGAAAAAGGAGACAGAATGGGCTTGTTTGCAACCACTTCCTCCGGCTCCATCAAGGGAAAACGGTATATTGACAATCTGGCCCTGGAATATACGGAAGGCTCCACACTAGTTCCCAAAAAGACAGTATTCTATCCGGAAGGAGATGTGTCACTGGACTTTATCAGTTACCACCCTTACCAAACCGAAGGGGTAGCTGCCGGTACACCCGTTCTTCCCGTATCTGTGCAGATAGACCAGAGCAATGAGAAAAACCGCGCACAAAGTGACTTCTTGGTAGCTAAAGCGCAAGGAATCACCAGTAAAACCAAATCTGTAACCCTGGAGTTCCAACACAAGCTGTCCAAACTGGCAATCTCTCTGACACCCGACGCAAGCAACTCTGCCAATGATTTGCTGAAAGCCAATCCGCGTATCATCGCAACCGGGCTCAAGACCTCGGCCGATTATAATCTGGAAGACGGGACTTTCAGTAATCTTACGGGGACACAAGACATCATAGCCTCCGGCGAATGGAGCGTCAAAGACAACAAACTTACCGGCAAGGAATTCATCATCATACCCCAAACGATAAATGATGGCAAGCAATCCTTCATTATGGAGTGGAGCGGACGTATATACAGTTGTGCAATACCCGAAGTGGAAATGAGTAGCAGCACGCAATGTATCATTAACATATCAGCCATGCAGAGCAACAGCAACGTACTGAGCAGTTTTGCCGGAAAAATCAAGGAATGGAGCAGCCTCCCTCCCATCGACACCGACAATATGGAAGATTACACTGCCATACATATCTCCGCTCTCTCCTTTTCTCTTTCAAATGTGTACAGAATTTATCACGAAGGGATACCCATTGCAGAAGTCTGCAAGGAATATCTCAAATCAGCGTCATTGACTTCCAGAGCCGTTATAGCCTATCCCATAGGCGAAAATGAAAAGACCGACCTGAGCAATGGAGTCATCCTACAGCTTGCAGACCGTAAAGACACCATCTGCGGAGGAAGAATAAGCTGGAATACAGACGACTATGGATTTACCTACACTAAAGGGGAATATACCGGCATAGACAAGCTCTATATAGACAATAACCATAAGCTACTTCTGGATAAACCGGAAAACGCCATCAAAGTGAATGTGGCATGCTACACCCTTCGAGACATCAGAAAAGGAGTGTCTACCGAATACCCCATTGTCAAGATTGGAGCCCAATACTGGATGGGTAAAGAGCTCCATGCCACCACCTACCGTGACGGAGCTCCCTTGAAAAAACAGAGTGACTTGGGAACAGACAAAGCCGGATATTACAAGCCGGACAAATATGACATTTATTTTTACAATGGAGAATCCATACTGGCAGGAGAGCTGGCTCCCGAGGGCTGGAAAATTCCATCGGATGCAGACTGGGAACAGCTGAAAAACTACACCGGCAACGATGCCTCCATACTAAAAGCAGGAGAATGGCAGGCAATGGTATCCGGTGAAGTTGCCCCCGTCAACAACCATACCCGGTTCAATGCTTTCCCGGTAGGAATGTGGTACAACAAAGGACACAACAGCCCCAATAAAATGACCGCCTTTTGGAGTTGGGATCATACAAAGCATACCCTTTCGGAAAGCACCATTTATTTTCTCGGCGAAAGCGACGAGTTTGTATCAAGCGCTGCCCATGTCACCGGCAAGCCCTACTATAAAGCTCTTTCCATCCGCTGTATAAAAGAATAG
- the metA gene encoding homoserine O-acetyltransferase MetA, giving the protein MPLNLPDKLPAIELLKEENIFVIDNSRATQQDIRPLRIVILNLMPLKITTETDLVRLLSNTPLQVEISFMKIKSHTSKNTPIEHMKTFYTDFDKMRGEKYDGMIITGAPVEQMDFEEVTYWDEITEIFDWARTHVTSTLYICWAAQAGLYHHYGVPKYALDKKMFGIFEHRTLQPLHPIFRGFDDMFYVPHSRHTEVRREDIQKVPELTLLSESEDAGVYMAVARGGREFFVTGHSEYSPLTLDTEYRRDLNKGLPIEIPRNYYVDDDPDKGVLVRWRAHANLLFSNWLNYFVYQETPYNINEIG; this is encoded by the coding sequence ATGCCTTTAAATTTACCCGATAAACTACCCGCTATCGAGTTGCTGAAAGAGGAGAATATTTTTGTCATTGACAATTCCCGGGCAACCCAGCAGGATATCCGTCCGCTGCGTATCGTGATTCTGAACTTGATGCCGCTAAAGATTACAACGGAAACGGACCTGGTGCGTCTGCTTTCCAATACTCCGCTTCAGGTGGAAATCTCGTTCATGAAGATAAAAAGCCATACTTCCAAGAACACTCCGATAGAACACATGAAAACATTCTATACGGATTTCGACAAGATGCGCGGTGAAAAGTACGATGGCATGATTATCACCGGTGCTCCGGTAGAGCAGATGGATTTTGAGGAGGTGACTTATTGGGATGAGATTACTGAAATCTTCGACTGGGCGCGTACGCATGTCACCTCTACGCTCTACATCTGCTGGGCGGCGCAGGCAGGGCTCTATCATCATTATGGAGTGCCGAAGTATGCACTGGATAAGAAGATGTTCGGTATCTTTGAACATCGTACCTTGCAACCGTTGCATCCCATTTTCCGTGGATTTGATGATATGTTCTATGTGCCGCATAGCCGCCACACGGAAGTGCGCCGGGAAGATATACAGAAGGTTCCGGAATTGACGCTGCTTTCCGAGTCGGAGGATGCTGGTGTATATATGGCGGTGGCCCGTGGAGGGCGTGAGTTCTTCGTGACCGGCCATTCGGAATACTCCCCGCTGACATTGGATACAGAGTATCGCCGTGACTTGAATAAGGGCCTGCCCATTGAGATACCCCGTAACTACTATGTGGACGATGACCCGGACAAAGGAGTGCTGGTGCGTTGGCGTGCCCATGCCAATCTGTTGTTCTCCAATTGGCTGAATTATTTTGTATATCAGGAGACGCCGTATAATATTAATGAAATAGGGTGA
- a CDS encoding peptidase U32 family protein, with protein MIKQRKIELLAPAKNLECGIEAVNHGADAVYIGAPKFGARAAAVNSLEDIAALVEHAHLYNARIYVTVNTILKEEELKETERMIWELYRIGVDALIVQDMGITRLNLPPIPLHGSTQMDNRTPEKVRFLADAGFRQVVLARELSLQEIRGIHEACPDVPLEVFVHGALCVSYSGQCYVSQACFGRSANRGECAQFCRLPFSLVDADGKTIVRNKHLLSLKDLNQSEVLEELLDAGATSLKIEGRLKDVTYVKNVTAAYRRKLDAIFARRKEYARASSGTCRFDFQPQLDKSFSRGFTHYFLQGRGGEITSFDTPKSLGEEMGTLKEQRGGYLTVAGVKPFHNGDGVCFLDEQGHLQGFRINRVDGNKLYPAGEVPRIKPRTRLYRNFDQEFERILTRKSSERKIGVCWELADTSFGFSLTAADEDDNRVTLSFPYPKELARTPQVDNLRNQLGKLGNTPFEIAGYLSEDASGIRLNLSANWFLPASAVADWRRQVIDKLIAARRVTYRRELAVWKPTSHAFPATSLTYLGNVMNGAARSFYREHGLSSIAPAYEAQAVPDAVLMFCKHCLRFSMGWCPTYQKGHSPYREPYYLVGTDGKRFRLSFDCKNCQMKVIAHEEPL; from the coding sequence ATGATAAAGCAACGTAAAATAGAGCTGCTGGCTCCTGCCAAGAATTTGGAGTGTGGCATAGAAGCTGTGAATCATGGGGCAGATGCGGTATACATCGGTGCACCCAAGTTCGGTGCGCGTGCGGCTGCTGTCAACTCTTTGGAGGATATTGCCGCTTTGGTGGAGCATGCCCATCTGTATAATGCCCGTATCTATGTGACGGTCAATACCATTCTGAAAGAAGAAGAGCTGAAAGAGACGGAGAGGATGATTTGGGAGCTGTACCGCATCGGTGTGGATGCACTGATTGTACAGGATATGGGGATTACGCGGTTGAATTTGCCGCCCATTCCGTTGCATGGCAGTACGCAGATGGATAACCGTACGCCGGAGAAAGTACGTTTCCTTGCCGATGCCGGTTTCCGTCAGGTGGTGTTGGCACGCGAACTTTCTTTGCAGGAGATACGCGGTATCCATGAGGCGTGTCCCGACGTGCCGCTCGAAGTCTTTGTACACGGGGCTCTTTGCGTCAGTTATAGCGGGCAGTGCTATGTCAGCCAGGCTTGTTTCGGACGGAGTGCCAACCGGGGGGAATGTGCGCAATTCTGCCGTTTACCCTTCAGTCTGGTAGATGCCGATGGCAAGACCATTGTGCGTAATAAGCATCTGCTTTCTTTGAAGGACCTCAACCAAAGCGAGGTGTTGGAAGAACTGCTGGATGCCGGAGCCACTTCGCTGAAGATAGAAGGCCGCTTGAAGGATGTGACCTATGTGAAGAATGTGACGGCGGCTTACCGTAGGAAGCTCGATGCCATTTTTGCCCGTCGCAAGGAATATGCCCGTGCTTCTTCGGGCACCTGCCGTTTCGATTTCCAGCCACAGTTGGACAAGAGTTTCAGCCGCGGTTTCACCCATTATTTCCTGCAAGGAAGGGGAGGGGAGATCACTTCGTTCGATACGCCCAAATCTTTGGGAGAGGAGATGGGCACTTTGAAGGAACAGCGCGGGGGATATCTCACGGTGGCAGGCGTAAAGCCTTTCCACAACGGAGACGGTGTCTGTTTTCTTGATGAGCAGGGACATTTGCAAGGTTTCCGCATCAACCGGGTGGATGGTAACAAACTCTATCCGGCAGGGGAAGTGCCTCGCATCAAACCTCGTACACGGCTTTATCGCAATTTCGACCAGGAGTTTGAACGTATCCTTACCCGTAAATCCTCCGAACGCAAAATCGGTGTTTGTTGGGAGTTGGCAGATACTTCTTTCGGGTTTAGCCTGACGGCTGCGGACGAGGATGATAACCGCGTGACGCTCTCTTTCCCTTATCCGAAAGAGTTGGCACGTACACCGCAGGTGGATAATCTGCGTAATCAGCTGGGCAAGTTGGGGAATACTCCTTTTGAGATAGCAGGATATTTGTCTGAAGATGCTTCGGGCATCAGGCTCAATCTTTCTGCTAACTGGTTCCTTCCTGCTTCTGCGGTGGCGGACTGGCGCCGGCAGGTGATAGATAAGCTGATTGCGGCTCGGCGTGTTACTTATCGTCGTGAGCTGGCTGTTTGGAAACCGACCAGCCATGCTTTCCCGGCTACTTCGCTGACCTATCTGGGTAATGTGATGAACGGTGCTGCCCGGAGTTTCTACCGTGAGCACGGGTTGTCGTCCATAGCACCTGCTTACGAGGCACAAGCGGTTCCGGATGCTGTACTCATGTTCTGCAAACATTGCCTGCGTTTCAGTATGGGATGGTGTCCCACCTATCAGAAAGGACATTCTCCTTATAGGGAACCTTATTATTTGGTTGGGACGGACGGCAAGCGTTTCCGCTTGTCTTTTGATTGCAAGAATTGCCAGATGAAAGTCATTGCTCATGAAGAGCCGCTTTAA
- a CDS encoding type II toxin-antitoxin system VapC family toxin has protein sequence MKRYLLDTNICVRFMRQKFGVDEHIEKVGWEHCCISEVTVAELLFGAERSNNVERNLQLVTDFCQDIKVIPLSSALCCYARSKAALYSQGTPIEDLDLFIGCTAVANQMIMVTENKKHLERIPNIEIENWVHRG, from the coding sequence ATGAAACGATATTTGCTTGATACTAATATTTGTGTTCGCTTCATGCGTCAGAAATTTGGAGTAGACGAACATATTGAAAAGGTGGGCTGGGAACATTGTTGCATTTCGGAGGTTACGGTAGCAGAGTTGTTGTTCGGTGCAGAGCGAAGTAATAATGTGGAGAGAAACTTGCAGCTTGTTACTGATTTCTGCCAAGATATCAAGGTAATACCTTTGTCCTCGGCTTTATGTTGTTATGCCCGGAGTAAGGCTGCCTTATATAGTCAAGGAACTCCCATTGAGGATTTGGACTTATTTATAGGATGTACAGCGGTGGCTAACCAAATGATAATGGTTACTGAAAACAAGAAACATCTGGAAAGAATACCTAATATTGAAATTGAAAACTGGGTACATAGAGGATAA